One Brassica napus cultivar Da-Ae chromosome A1, Da-Ae, whole genome shotgun sequence genomic region harbors:
- the LOC106381127 gene encoding growth-regulating factor 5-like isoform X2, translating to MMSLSGSSGRPIGRPPFTPTQWQELEHQALIYKYMVSGVPVPPDLIFSIRRSLDSSLVSRLLPHQPLGWGCYQMGFGRKQDPEPGRCRRTDGKKWRCSREAHPDSKYCEKHMHRGRNRAKKSIDQSQTAAPLTSPSLSFPNNIPSPTLSSSTTTTTTTTTTTTTYSASSSSPLAEAYSNSNRFGVGSSNNRGYFNNHSFDYPYPSTPPKQQQQQQQTLSHVSALSLHQNTSTPQLNVFASATDHKDFRYFQGIGERVGVGERTFFPEASRSFQDSPYHHQQPLATVVDNPYDCTTDHKFDHHHTYSSSSQHHHHDQDHRQQQQCFVLGADMFNKPTRTILENTSRQDYLNQEEEEKDSSDTKKSLHHFFGEEWTQNKNSSDSWLDLSSQSRLDTAD from the exons ATGATGAGCCTAAGTGGAAGTAGTGGGAGACCAATAGGGAGGCCTCCATTTACACCAACTCAATGGCAAGAACTGGAGCATCAAGCCTTAATTTACAAGTACATGGTCTCTGGCGTTCCTGTCCCACCAGACCTCATCTTCTCCATTAGAAGAAGCTTGGACTCTTCCTTGGTCTCTAGACTCCTCCCTCACCAACCAC TTGGGTGGGGATGCTACCAGATGGGATTTGGTAGAAAACAAGATCCTGAACCAGGGAGATGCAGGAGAACAGATGGTAAGAAATGGAGATGCTCAAGAGAAGCACATCCAGATTCTAAGTACTGTGAAAAACACATGCACAGAGGAAGAAACCGTGCCAAAAAATCTATTGATCAGAGTCAGACAGCTGCTCCTTTAACATCACCATCTCTCTCTTTCCCCAACAACATCCCAAGCCCCACCTTGTCCTcttctactactactactactactactactactactactactacttattctgcttcttcttcatcccctTTAGCTGAGGCTTACAGTAACAGCAATAGGTTTGGTGTTGGTAGTAGTAACAATAGAGGTTACTTCAATAATCATTCCTTTGATTATCCTTACCCTTCAACTCCACCtaaacagcaacaacaacagcaacaaaCTCTTAGTCATGTTTCTGCTTTGTCACTTCATCAAAACACATCTACACCTCAGCTCAATGTCTTTGCCTCTGCAACTGACCACAAAGACTTCAG ATATTTTCAAGGGATTGGGGAGAGAGTTGGAGTTGGGGAAAGAACTTTTTTTCCAGAAGCTTCTAGAAGCTTTCAAGATTCTCCATACCATCACCAACAACCGTTAGCAACGGTAGTGGATAATCCGTACGACTGTACTACTGATCATAagtttgatcatcatcatacatactcatcatcatctcaacatcatcatcatgacCAAGATCatcgacaacaacaacaatgttTTGTTTTGGGCGCCGACATGTTCAACAAACCCACAAGAACTATCTTGGAAAACACATCGAGACAAGATTATCTTaatcaagaagaggaagagaaagattCATCGGACACGAAGAAGTCCCTTCATCATTTCTTTGGTGAAGAGTGGACACAGAACAAGAACAGTTCAGATTCTTGGCTTGACCTTTCTTCCCAGTCAAGACTCGACACTG CTGATTGA
- the LOC106381127 gene encoding growth-regulating factor 5-like isoform X1, which produces MMSLSGSSGRPIGRPPFTPTQWQELEHQALIYKYMVSGVPVPPDLIFSIRRSLDSSLVSRLLPHQPLGWGCYQMGFGRKQDPEPGRCRRTDGKKWRCSREAHPDSKYCEKHMHRGRNRAKKSIDQSQTAAPLTSPSLSFPNNIPSPTLSSSTTTTTTTTTTTTTYSASSSSPLAEAYSNSNRFGVGSSNNRGYFNNHSFDYPYPSTPPKQQQQQQQTLSHVSALSLHQNTSTPQLNVFASATDHKDFRYFQGIGERVGVGERTFFPEASRSFQDSPYHHQQPLATVVDNPYDCTTDHKFDHHHTYSSSSQHHHHDQDHRQQQQCFVLGADMFNKPTRTILENTSRQDYLNQEEEEKDSSDTKKSLHHFFGEEWTQNKNSSDSWLDLSSQSRLDTGS; this is translated from the exons ATGATGAGCCTAAGTGGAAGTAGTGGGAGACCAATAGGGAGGCCTCCATTTACACCAACTCAATGGCAAGAACTGGAGCATCAAGCCTTAATTTACAAGTACATGGTCTCTGGCGTTCCTGTCCCACCAGACCTCATCTTCTCCATTAGAAGAAGCTTGGACTCTTCCTTGGTCTCTAGACTCCTCCCTCACCAACCAC TTGGGTGGGGATGCTACCAGATGGGATTTGGTAGAAAACAAGATCCTGAACCAGGGAGATGCAGGAGAACAGATGGTAAGAAATGGAGATGCTCAAGAGAAGCACATCCAGATTCTAAGTACTGTGAAAAACACATGCACAGAGGAAGAAACCGTGCCAAAAAATCTATTGATCAGAGTCAGACAGCTGCTCCTTTAACATCACCATCTCTCTCTTTCCCCAACAACATCCCAAGCCCCACCTTGTCCTcttctactactactactactactactactactactactactacttattctgcttcttcttcatcccctTTAGCTGAGGCTTACAGTAACAGCAATAGGTTTGGTGTTGGTAGTAGTAACAATAGAGGTTACTTCAATAATCATTCCTTTGATTATCCTTACCCTTCAACTCCACCtaaacagcaacaacaacagcaacaaaCTCTTAGTCATGTTTCTGCTTTGTCACTTCATCAAAACACATCTACACCTCAGCTCAATGTCTTTGCCTCTGCAACTGACCACAAAGACTTCAG ATATTTTCAAGGGATTGGGGAGAGAGTTGGAGTTGGGGAAAGAACTTTTTTTCCAGAAGCTTCTAGAAGCTTTCAAGATTCTCCATACCATCACCAACAACCGTTAGCAACGGTAGTGGATAATCCGTACGACTGTACTACTGATCATAagtttgatcatcatcatacatactcatcatcatctcaacatcatcatcatgacCAAGATCatcgacaacaacaacaatgttTTGTTTTGGGCGCCGACATGTTCAACAAACCCACAAGAACTATCTTGGAAAACACATCGAGACAAGATTATCTTaatcaagaagaggaagagaaagattCATCGGACACGAAGAAGTCCCTTCATCATTTCTTTGGTGAAGAGTGGACACAGAACAAGAACAGTTCAGATTCTTGGCTTGACCTTTCTTCCCAGTCAAGACTCGACACTG GTAGCTGA